The proteins below come from a single Oncorhynchus keta strain PuntledgeMale-10-30-2019 chromosome 1, Oket_V2, whole genome shotgun sequence genomic window:
- the tsc22d2 gene encoding TSC22 domain family protein 2 isoform X2, translated as MSKMPAKKKSCFQITSVTQAQVAASSITDDTESLDDPDESRTEDVSSEIFDLSRADIDTGVCDRSSSEETLNNVGEVGAAVMALHLPQEQEAATSHFNGGHAFRSTGRSHVNQNLLGGSVPVPAMSKPSIPTSQQPTTVNAVPAANVSPTSVSQTPPAAPSTTTTVSYSSRFRVIKLDHGTGEPFRRGRWTCTEFYERDSEGSGMSRTVDSIKHTVTLDHNADRDTGLGATGDSVVASSTMSTQAQESTGDSGYSTIHHGHPPEPQQQGFGLAPQIGNGGSAFQPMGYSAVVSQAQVNIQPNVHPTGLNGGPQGGMLKKDPLMPLATHAQQFAYSAHPSGTLPSQLDYLTPHQPQGSSTQTLPMSSLSVGPPASQGPSPVITPVGPSAQVLGLLAQAGELTGSLHSGPLASVQGLLLQVGSGAVMAPLLPGGTIQHPVSQSLPSGGVGSVLAPSTASVVQNVPATVPSATNTPPGPGGLSQVQVVSSGAMAGSAGQGLPAASQEDDSRRRSDNLPQPNATLGKDFMRPFIPESLQLANPTVNSLFGIAIPMDGDEDGCQ; from the exons atgtcaAAAATGCCAGCAAAGAAGAAGAGCTGTTTTCAAATCACAAGTGTGACACAGGCTCAGGTGGCGGCCAGTAGCATCACAGATGACACCGAGAGTCTGGACGACCCTGACGAATCCAGAACCGAGGATGTGTCATCAGAAATATTCGACTTGTCCAGGGCCGATATTGACACGGGGGTATGTGACAGAAGTTCATCAGAGGAAACCTTAAACAACGTAGGGGAAGTGGGGGCTGCTGTCATGGCGTTACATTTACCACAAGAGCAAGAGGCTGCAACAAGTCATTTTAACGGGGGGCACGCTTTTAGAAGTACAGGCAGAAGTCATGTCAATCAAAACCTTTTAGGGGGTAGTGTGCCTGTACCAGCCATGAGCAAGCCCTCCATTCCGACCTCTCAGCAGCCAACAACAGTCAATGCTGTCCCTGCTGCGAATGTCTCCCCAACAAGTGTGTCTCAAACGCCCCCAGCTGCGCCTAGCACTACAACCACTGTAAGCTATAGTTCACGTTTCAGGGTCATTAAACTTGACCATGGTACAGGGGAGCCCTTCAGACGGGGCAGATGGACATGTACAGAGTTCTATGAAAGAGATTCTGAGGGCTCTGGCATGAGCAGGACTGTGGATAGCATAAAACACACTGTCACCCTTGACCACAATGCAGACAGGGACACTGGGCTTGGGGCCACAGGAGACTCTGTGGTTGCTTCTAGTACCATGTCCACACAGGCTCAAGAGTCCACAGGTGATAGTGGCTACTCCACTATCCACCATGGCCATCCTCCGGAGCCTCAGCAGCAAGGCTTTGGCCTAGCACCCCAAATAGGGAACGGGGGGAGTGCCTTCCAGCCCATGGGTTACTCAGCAGTGGTATCCCAGGCCCAGGTCAACATTCAGCCCAACGTTCACCCTACTGGCCTCAATGGGGGGCCCCAAGGCGGCATGCTGAAAAAAGATCCCCTTATGCCTCTTGCCACGCATGCCCAGCAGTTTGCCTACTCTGCTCATCCCTCTGGAACGCTCCCCAGTCAGCTGGACTACTTAACCCCTCACCAGCCTCAGGGCTCCAGCACTCAAACCCTCCCTATGTCCTCCCTCTCTGTGGGGCCTCCTGCGAGCCAGGGCCCCTCGCCTGTCATCACCCCAGTCGGCCCCAGTGCTCAGGTGCTGGGATTGTTGGCTCAGGCCGGGGAGCTGACTGGGTCTCTGCACAGCGGTCCATTAGCTTCAGTTCAGGGGCTGTTACTGCAGGTGGGCAGTGGTGCAGTGATGGCCCCTCTCCTGCCTGGGGGTACCATACAGCACCCTGTGAGTCAGTCCCTGCCTTCAGGTGGAGTGGGCAGTGTCCTCGCACCTTCCACAGCCTCCGTTGTCCAGAACGTGCCTGCCACAGTGCCCAGCGCCACCAACACCCCCCCAGGTCCAGGAGGACTCTCCCAGGTCCAGGTAGTTTCCAGTGGGGCCATGGCGGGATCTGCTGGGCAGGGCCTTCCCGCAGCCAGCCAAGAGGATGACAGCCGCAGGAGGTCGGACAACCTTCCTCAGCCCAACGCCACCCTGGGAAAAGATTTCATGAGGCCTTTCATCCCAGAGAGCCTGCAGCTGGCCAATCCCACCGTCAACAGTCTGTTCGGGATAGCCATTCCCATGGATGGGGATGAGGATGG GTGTCAATAG